From the genome of Salvia splendens isolate huo1 chromosome 7, SspV2, whole genome shotgun sequence:
AAATcgtcaaaatttcaaattttgaccaTGGCACCACAAATCTGCTTTCTCCATGTGTATTTATTCTTCTCACCTCTGGGTTttgctttcttttttcttcaagaATCCCGTGCTCTTCCAGTTTCcctatttttcttcatttttgttATCCCTCAGTTTGCACAAGAAACAGAAATTTGAAAACCCCTTTTTCTATTCTTGAATTGTAAacttttttaactatgtaaatTAGAATTGTTTCTTGGCATTATATCATACACGTAGAGTGCTTCTAGAAGAAGGaaaaatattttgtatttagCTGGAACAGTGAGGATTTTGGGGTTTTTTTGGTATTGATTACTGTGAGattgcagagagagagagggagggatgGATGGAGCAAATGGTAGCTCTAGCTCACCGGCGCCATTTCTGCTGAAAACATATGAAATGGTGGATGATCATCTAACTAATGGTGTTGTATCGTGGAGTCGAACAGGTCTTAGTTTTGTGGTTTGGAATCCGCCTGAGTTTGCTGGTGATTTGTTGCCTAAGTATTTCAAGCACAACAATTTCTCCAGCTTCATCAGACAACTTAATACATATGTAAGCCTCTTCTTTTCTTTGTTCAATCATCTTTCAAGCTACCATGCTAGTTAATCTCATTGTGTTTGCTCAATCACTTGTAATTTGTGTTTTCTGTGTGTTTAGATACTTAAACTGATAAGACAAACCAGACAAATTGCAGATTTCATGATGATCAATGATTTTAATGACTTGTgatttgtgttttgtgtgttgtgtgtgtgtgtgttgtgatTTGTGATTTGGTGTTTGGGGATTCAAGTGGTTTAGATGAAGTTCTTGTCTTGGTTAGAATGTTTGAGATGATCCGACTCGAGTTTCGTTCAACTTGTAGGGCTTTAGAAAGGTTGATCCGGAGCAGTGGGAGTTTGCGAATGAAGAGTTTATCCGCGGACAAAGGCATCTACTGAGTAACATCCGCAGGCGAAAGCCTATCCACAGCCATTCGGGCAATGGGAATGCAGTAACCGACTCAGAGAGGGAGGAGTATGAGAAGGAGATCGAAAAGTTGAAGCAAGAAAGAGTTTCCCTCGAGACAGAGGTGGAGAGTTATAGACAGAAGAACCAAGGATACGAGGACGAGCTGAGATCACTGGGGCAGACACTGCAGGGCATTGATCAAAGGCAACGACAGCTGGTAGATAGCTTGGCCCGTCTACTGCAGAGCCCGGGCTATGGCTCGGGTCTCATGGACCAGTCCGAATCCCCAAGCAAGAAGAGACG
Proteins encoded in this window:
- the LOC121741537 gene encoding heat stress transcription factor A-4c-like; translation: MDGANGSSSSPAPFLLKTYEMVDDHLTNGVVSWSRTGLSFVVWNPPEFAGDLLPKYFKHNNFSSFIRQLNTYGFRKVDPEQWEFANEEFIRGQRHLLSNIRRRKPIHSHSGNGNAVTDSEREEYEKEIEKLKQERVSLETEVESYRQKNQGYEDELRSLGQTLQGIDQRQRQLVDSLARLLQSPGYGSGLMDQSESPSKKRRLMALRYLRDEAKLIKEDPSHSSPLPVLDLKHLEKLDSSLTFWETFLREINQIPPENEPSSPMESDINAPPCTPPQECCSESLAYVTSSIRIDSESRPNKPSGADMNISPDARSAEGSGAIQSVAANDVFWQQFLTEAPASSMVQAEQREGYERTTNPSRFADEHKPWWTVDGLTTQHTGHLSQAERI